Proteins encoded within one genomic window of Rhododendron vialii isolate Sample 1 chromosome 1a, ASM3025357v1:
- the LOC131325293 gene encoding uncharacterized protein LOC131325293, which produces MADPEPKSNPSKSYSVFLCKSLFIALVLVSLPLFPSQAPEFISQTILTKLWELLHLLFIGIAVSYGLFGRKNAEIDREIQPKLDSSQTYLSGISHISSIFDNVYENPYGSDEKRMIQNRNTRDLENGLENPYGFDEKIMIQTEKSQHLESEWRKPRSLNFQKDLETAFMDEKKVSETECCLYFNSESIVFVSQENSVLDEWGEKPKGEIYYKPLGLPVRSLRSRIVDHDIPEYLKGNGSGSDSKGSSKDSGKIGFRGLTPINLDQKFKETVSLTSSSGDSRSYRSEVREDKISSNTFVSVGKSESDHINSHSFWSPIFSQTSPKPSPWCSKEIPDSEDEGLEGNGDESSVTMRTRGFSIGSMSEMKPQRKCDPCPKEIQGSEKEGLEGIREESSVTMKTRGFSIGSLSEMKVQRKRDEKLKGFSKSKREEPMGRGNWGVESWKTEEKPKSPVKPFLRGKSVRTIRASENVLEGPKMGDIYLDHLEGKVGKKTSCDKFESRQNLDNFPRKQRSKLSKHHNGERREYVQTNEVESEVDSESEFEKFQVSSEDEEAQSEIANGKEEEEEAAAAAAQSEIANGEELDPNEVDKKAGEFIAKFREQIRLQKIASIKGGR; this is translated from the coding sequence ATGGCGGATCCAGAGCCAAAATCAAACCCCAGTAAGTCCTACTCTGTCTTCCTCTGTAAATCTCTCTTCATTGCATTAGTTCTTGTTAGTCTTCCTCTTTTCCCTTCCCAAGCCCCTGAATTCATCAGCCAAACTATACTCACCAAGCTATGGGAACTTCTTCACCTCCTATTCATTGGCATTGCTGTATCTTATGGCTTGTTTGGACGGAAAAACGCAGAAATCGACCGCGAAATTCAGCCAAAACTGGATAGTTCTCAAACGTATTTGTCCGGGATCTCGCATATCTCGTCTATTTTTGATAATGTGTATGAAAACCCGTATGGGTCTGATGAGAAAAGAATGATCCAAAATCGAAACACCCGGGACTTGGAAAATGGGCTTGAAAACCCATATGGATTTGATGAGAAAATAATGATTCAAACTGAGAAATCTCAGCACTTGGAAAGCGAGTGGAGAAAACCCAGATCGTTAAATTTCCAGAAGGATTTAGAAACTGCTTTTATGGATGAGAAAAAGGTGAGCGAAACAGAGTGTTGTCTGTATTTTAACAGTGAGTCCATAGTGTTTGTTTCTCAGGAAAACTCGGTTCTTGATGAATGGGGTGAAAAACCTAAAGGGGAAATTTATTATAAACCCTTAGGGTTGCCTGTTCGGAGCCTGAGATCAAGAATTGTAGACCATGATATTCCTGAATATTTAAAGGGAAATGGGTCTGGTTCAGATTCCAAGGGTTCTAGTAAGGATTCTGGTAAAATTGGGTTTAGGGGTCTAACTCCCATAAATTTGGATCAGAAGTTCAAGGAAACTGTTTCCTTAACTTCCTCCAGTGGGGATTCAAGATCATATAGGAGTGAAGTGAGAGAAGATAAGATTAGTAGTAATACTTTTGTATCAGTTGGGAAATCTGAATCTGACCATATCAATTCACAttctttttggtccccaatttTCTCCCAAACAAGTCCTAAGCCTTCACCCTGGTGTTCAAAGGAAATTCCGGACTCAGAAGACGAAGGTTTGGAGGGAAATGGTGATGAATCATCGGTAACTATGAGAACGCGGGGATTCAGCATTGGATCCATGTCTGAGATGAAACCGCAGAGAAAGTGTGATCCATGTCCGAAGGAAATTCAAGGCTCAGAAAAGGAAGGCTTGGAGGGAATCCGTGAAGAATCATCGGTTACAATGAAAACGCGGGGATTCAGCATTGGATCCTTGTCTGAGATGAAAGTGCAGAGAAAGCGCGATGAGAAATTGAAGGGCTTTAGTAAGAGTAAGAGGGAGGAACCAATGGGCAGAGGAAACTGGGGTGTGGAATCATGGAAAACTGAGGAGAAACCCAAGTCCCCGGTCAAGCCTTTTCTGAGGGGAAAATCAGTTAGAACCATTAGAGCAAGTGAAAATGTTTTGGAAGGTCCGAAAATGGGAGACATTTACTTGGATCATTTGGAGGGCAAGGTGGGAAAGAAGACTAGTTGTGACAAGTTTGAATCAAGACAGAATCTTGATAATTTTCCTCGAAAGCAAAGATCAAAACTGTCCAAACATCATAATGGAGAAAGGCGAGAATACGTCCAGACTAATGAAGTTGAGTCCGAAGTGGATTCAGAGAGTGAGTTTGAGAAATTTCAAGTGAGCTCGGAAGATGAAGAAGCTCAATCTGAGATTGCCaatggtaaagaagaagaagaagaagcagcagcagcagcagctcaaTCTGAGATTGCCAATGGTGAAGAGCTTGATCCCAATGAGGTTGATAAGAAGGCTGGTGAGTTTATAGCCAAGTTTAGAGAGCAAATTAGGCTACAGAAAATTGCATCAATCAAGGGTGGTAGGTAA